The Rhipicephalus sanguineus isolate Rsan-2018 chromosome 7, BIME_Rsan_1.4, whole genome shotgun sequence genome includes a window with the following:
- the LOC119399922 gene encoding cyclin-dependent kinase 2-associated protein 1 produces MLHQWLLKSIEVMDEDSRSTDSPGQSQPGTPLQASHSPGAVNLGLVAGDAARHPQTSKYTQLLAVIEELGRDIRPTYAGSKSSAERLKRGIVHARILVRECLMETERNARS; encoded by the exons ATGCTTCATCAGTGGTTACTGAAGTCCATTGAG GTCATGGACGAGGACTCTCGCTCGACCGACTCTCCGGGCCAGAGCCAGCCCGGTACGCCCCTGCAGGCCAGTCACAGCCCAGGCGCCGTCAACCTCGGACTGGTCGCCGGTGACGCAGCACGCCATCCGCAGACGTCAAAGTACACGCAGCTCCTGGCGGTCATCGAGGAGCTCGGGCGTGACATCAGGCCGACCTACGCTGGGAGCAAGTCGTCGGCCGAGCGCCTTAAGCGAGGCATAGTGCACGCGCGCATCCTTGTCCGCGAATGCCTGATGGAAACCGAACGCAACGCAAGGTCATAG